From Aedes albopictus strain Foshan chromosome 1, AalbF5, whole genome shotgun sequence, one genomic window encodes:
- the LOC109410165 gene encoding platelet glycoprotein Ib alpha chain, which translates to MKLLLGICLFLVGVAASTHTLPRESGPMLSCLENSHDQAYHIENLLVEPTALLDGLSFPDVPVLYLDNSTTSYFSPQLMEKVQNSTESLFILDGIVAKVYLKPTLKALTVLRAVTSEVLIDPVDNHRLEILDIEGRLKSIPDNIRHLKKLVTLDLCQNQITSWNLNDLEGLDHLRKLNLGHNQIGSIISTKEMHLPALKELFLHGNRITTLDLTHLKADRLERLYLSHYWLTIVKGLLERYSQLRRVDLHGNDWKCVWLRRALDVLEKAGVESLNYLPIGVCDERGSVKVDSISCD; encoded by the exons ATGAAGCTGTTGCTTGGAATTTG TTTATTTCTAGTAGGAGTTGCTGCTTCGACGCATACCTTACCAAGAGAATCAGGACCGATGTTATCATGTCTAGAGAATAGCCACGATCAAGCGTATCACATTGAAAATCTTCTTGTGGAACCCACGGCACTTCTAGATGGACTTTCCTTTCCCGATGTGCCTGTGCTCTATCTGGACAATAGCACAACTTCATACTTCTCCCCACAACTGATGGAAAAAGTCCAGAACTCCACCGAAAGCCTCTTCATACTGGATGGAATAGTCGCAAAAGTGTATCTCAAGCCGACCCTCAAGGCCTTAACCGTTCTACGTGCCGTCACCTCAGAAGTCCTCATCGATCCCGTCGACAATCATCGATTGGAAATCCTGGACATTGAAGGTCGCCTCAAATCCATCCCGGACAACATTCGTCACTTAAAAAAGCTGGTCACTTTGGACTTGTGCCAAAATCAAATTACCAGCTGGAATCTGAACGACCTGGAAGGACTTGATCACCTCCGTAAGCTAAACTTGGGTCACAATCAAATCGGATCGATCATCTCTACTAAGGAAATGCATCTCCCGGCTTTGAAGGAACTGTTCCTCCATGGTAACCGAATCACAACGTTGGATTTGACTCACTTGAAAGCGGATCGTTTGGAGCGGCTGTATTTGTCACATTATTGGCTGACAATAGTTAAAGGTCTCCTGGAGCGCTACAGCCAGCTGAGACGTGTAGATTTGCACGGAAATGACTGGAAGTGTGTGTGGTTGAGGCGTGCACTGGATGTGCTTGAGAAGGCGGGAGTGGAATCGTTAAACTATCTACCGATCGGGGTATGCGACGAGAGAGGAAGTGTGAAGGTTGACTCAATCAGTTGTGATTAG